ATGCAGAATGAGTCGCAGCACTTTGAGACATGTGTAAGATTGGAGGAATATGGTAAAGAACGCCCTTTAGTTCTTGGGCCCCGAGTTTGACGGTAACAAGGTAACCATTGTCGAACTTCCCGTCGATAAAGCCCGTTACTGAAGAACCAGGATGCAGGTTTGACTCTTCTATGCACAAAAAAAGTCTGATTAGCCTTCAGTCCAATAAAACTGCAGTTTCTCTAGCTTAGACCAGATATTCTACTCCTAGCAACGGGTGCATTGGTTCAGCAGAGGCTCGATGGGCCCAATTGAATGCACAAATTTAATATGGAAAATCATCTAAATAGATAAGTTTGAATACATTTCAGAAAACCAAACCAGTTTGATGGACTCATTTGCAATTTTCTTATTCAGGACCAGTCCCAGTAAAAAGCCATGGGTAAAATATCGACTCCATAAAACTTTAGTACATTTTATCCTTACCATGACCCGATGAATTGTTTGTATAAGCACCCTCATCTTGCGAGGCAGATCCATTGACCAAACTCTCGATTCCACAATCTGTATTGTTAAAGCTGTAGTTACTCATCCAAAACTATAGGTAGAGTAGGCAGGACAGTAAAAAGGCAACAAAAACATTACAAAGTTCCATACCGGGCATTGAAATTGGAGGAACCCCCTTGCGGAAAAAATAGACCTGCTCAAAGTGATAGAGCATTGACATGTAATACTTCCTTAGGACAAATGAAGCGCTGGTAATTGTCGAGGGGAAGCTAAATCCAAAGATCACTTCCTTCCATCTCCGATCTCTAGTAACCTGTGAACAAATTCGGGATAAGGTATACATCATTTTGAATTGTAGAGGCATTTGTAGCAGCAATTCCTAAGGATGGTCCTGCAGAGGCACCCTTTAAAAGTTTTTACTACAGAAGCGAGAGAGTACACCTTTTCTATACCACCACGAGATGTGACTTCCACAAAAAGCCGGTGGAGGTCAAGAGCCTTGCCTCCTACAGTAGGAACCCTACAagaatttaataaaaagattaaaaaaaaaacgggAAATCATTAGCTGCATCATTATTCTTGCAGATAAGATATGAGATAAAACTGGCATCTTTGAAGAAATTGTAATTAGTAGTGAAACAACCAACACGACGTTAAGCTGATACTATTCAACATTTCTAACAGATTTTCTTGCAGGAATTGGTAGCTACTTCTTAAGGTGTTTGCTCAATCTTCAAAATCGGGCCAAACATGAAAGAATGGTTTCTGTGTGGGGAGAAGCATCATATGAAACTTTTCTTTGCTGCGATATATTTTAGCTAAAGTAATACATTGTTGAGTGTTCCTCGACAACATTGTGGCTTTTCAGTAGTCGGCACCATTGCGCTTAATAATGCGCCTTATTAAGCGAGACTAACTACGGCTGTTGGCATCAAAAGATTACCTCTACCGATGGAAACATCTTTACTAAGATGCATGCAAGGAAAATTTAGGAAAACTACTGTAGCTTAGCACATTGATTGATGAACTTCCATAGTTCTAATGAAACAACAATTCAAACAAGAAATGGAGCCAGAGCTGCCGCCCATCATCTCTGGTGTAAGCATTATCACAACTGGGAAGACAGCTTCCCCAATAAGAGGCAAGAACTCGCAACAAAGCAGCTAAAAGTTGGACCAGACACCTGTATTTATCACTGATTCAAGcaatcctcttcttcttctcaataATTGGTCATGCAAACATGCAGACACCGACCAAAGACCTCAGACCCACATAGGAATAACCGCCAAGAAGGCGCAGACATGGAAAAGGACCAAAACCCAGCAGCCCCAAAATCGACAGCAAGAACTCAAAGGGGGCAGCAATGGAAGAAACAGGCTCACTTGAACTTGGAGCCGTATGCGGAGTGGAAAGCGCTAAGCTTCTCCTCGAAAACCTCGGGGCTCTGGACGACATCCTTATAATCTGCCGTTGCAGGAGGGTAGGCCCTGGACGCTCCGGCGGGAGGGGCTGAGAACTGGCCATCTGGGCTCTCTGTGCCAAGTTGGTGTAAAACCATGGACATAATCTTCTTGCGTAGCCGGGTAGATAGGTAAAGGTCGGGCCTTTTGCTGTAATATAAGGTCGGGGATTAGCAGAGATTAAGAATGTGTCTGTGGGTCGTCGTAAAATTACgaaaaatcaatcaaaacTTTAGGAAGAgaataagatttttattttttttcattgataGGTAAGATAGATCGGATTTATGGGTATTTAGGGATTTACAGTCGATTGGATGTTTTAGGGTTGGCTTGGGGAGGGAAAGAAGGGGAtgattgaatgaatgaatgaatggtGAGAGATTATGATTAtcgattaatttatttatttatgtagaTTTTATTTGAAGGTAAAGATTATCTTTTGCTCCCGTCGGTAAggtttattaattaattatttaaatcaaGAAACATTGGGAGTGCTGCCTCCTAAGTTAAGGATCTCAAAACTGGGAGGACTTTATGATCGGGTCAAGTCGCCCGTCACGATAGGTTAATGTATTATGTAATTGTTGAGGAAAGCAAATTAAatgttttcatatttttccatAAATTTAAGAGcagtatattattatttatgctTTGAGAGAGGTTTTTGTGGtacctctttattttttattattaagtgTCATATTTTCACACGACAAAAGAAACagttaattttctaataagaATGCGAAAATAATAAgacaacccccccccccccccccccgggaCAAAATTATTCTATTAGTACTCTATATctaattcatttaattataaaaaacaatgcgattttaagttaattttttcatgatGTTCATCAATATTAGTACTactatcttttctttctttttttacacttttggcgtgaacaaaattttaaagttttcTAAGCCATCACacgaacattttattttttaataggtTTGTAAGAATTTAAATATATCGTTTCGACAGTTTCTGTCAAAATAGAGATTTTACATTagtaaattttgtaatatattattcatattatttacTATTTAGTACGCAGTGCTCATTAATATAATTGTTATTGTTtgcataaaaaattatatgattttatttactttatatAGTAACACGCAAAATATTTTGCTATTTTATAGAATCATAAGATATttgatattaattatattattattagatgtgaaattttcagaacaaaaatatattaccaCCCATGGAGGGAGTCCTCCCCTTATTTAAATTGATATGCgttaatgatatatatatatatatatccctaaatgtatatatacaacCTATTTTGAAATCGAAAAcaacttttcattaaaaataaaataaaaaaataatcaataaaatgtTGGTTGAGTTGTAAGCAGTTTCAACCCCTGCAAGGAGAATGACGCAAGTTCGAATCTCCAAAAGTGTACtgataatatttaatattcgATCTCCCGAAATTGCGAAAGCAATATTTCTCATAATATttttaccaaaaataaaagaaagcaTGTTTGACGGTTAACCCAACAAGTAATAAAGTGATGAATAGAGTATCGTTTCGATAAGGACCTAattatgctgcgtttggtttcaaagtaggattttaaaatcagattttgattttgaaaatgagtgttataaatggggtccaccctttgactttatatgagttattttattttgttgttgaaaaagagtggtataaatgaggctcactctttgactttatatgagttattttgttttgttattggTAGAATTATGTTagagttgtgattttaaaatcacactcaCAATCCAAACAAGCCTCTTAGCTTTACTATTGAAATTATAACAACCTAATCGAAGTCAAGTAAATCAAATATcgattttgtaaaataaaagacaaattaAGAATAATCAATGATAAAATTGGTGAAAACGGCCTAGAACTACAATTTTCCCCAACACATAGCTAACTCGAGCTATTCCTTCTATCCTTAATTCGTTTAAAATTCTATCTACTAACCTAGGTTCTTAACTATTCTTAAAGTTCTTTCGAATCACTCAAGAAAATACTTACACTAACCGATCATCTATATTTCTATGATTATCGAATTAATGCAAGTTCATTAAGTATCAACCCTTCTGCTACCTAAGGTGAATTATTTTCATCCTACCCACAAATCAACTGTAAATCCAAATCTCCCCTAAAAACGATCTATCAAGCCTATCTTAGGCTAGTCTACTTCTAATCTATATCTAAAATTCCCTTTTCGAGTTCATCTAGACCATCGAAATCATACAATTAGTGATCAGACAATTGTAAATATTAAGTACGGAAATAGactaaataaactaaaataataaactcactagatcaaaagaaaataatcaaattaacTACACGTGAGTTCAATCGCAATCCTAGCATATGAAATTAGCCCACAAAGAATAAAGAACACAAGCAAAAATTCAACATAGAcattgaaattaaataaaaattcacatgagtttaagataaaattgacacgtgaaattaaagagaaattaaCAAGAGTTTTGAGATAAAATTGATACAATTGTGCAAcaaccacccaaaaaccaagtAAATTCTCCCTTGAACGTGACTCAATCCCTTACTGCCGCCCACCTTCAATTGACGCCTATGCTCGGCTTTTATAGGGAATAAGGCAACTAAACGGGATAATCAAGCTATATCTATTTACATCTAATTTTcctatttaattaaaattcaaattccTAAACTAAGTTCAAGAGATatctaatataaaatattctctTCCAAAATTTGATCTTCAAAATATTCCACCCTCCACATCCAATCCTCCACACGCTTCcgtaaaacttttaaaaataacttGGGCGCCAAGTTAAAACAAGTGCCACAGAGCTCGACCCATCTAAATAATCCTCATACTCTCTTAAATATGTCCATGAATTGATCTCAAACTCTCGAGTACTCCCAAGTACGcaaatatctataaaaaaaaaattggacttGATTCAATAGCATGAAATTCATAGGAAATCTTGAATAATCaattagaagagagaaaaatactaaataaccaagaaaataaaaataaactaaaaacaACTTAAAAACTAACAATAACTCAACTAATTCAAAGACCTATCACATCACCATCTTATAATTCTTATATGCTACCACATTACCATCTTATTTTATAATAGATTTTTAGACTATGAATATATAGTTCCAACAGTTTCTCGTCAAAATAGAAATTGGACTCTTGGTTATAATAGTTATTAATTGCTGCATAGTATTATTAACATTTGATTAGATAATTATATGATCATATTCACTTTTTTGTGCATAAATCATGGTATCTGGAAGCTCAAACGGTgttgactaattcagttcgagttAGATCGGCTCACTAAGGGTTAAAACTCTCACAATCaagaattttttccattcccAAAACTCGAACCCAAGGCCTTAATTAAAGGAAATAAGCATCAAGTCGCTTAAATCAATCCTTGTTACTATATTCACTTTACATAGTTATGTTTTAGACATTTGGTTTTTGaaatctaaaatattttgCCCTTATTTCAATAAAGAACTAATTAAGCAACCTACGCAGGCGTCAAAATTACTTAAATATTGTTaacttgaaaagaaatttcGAGAATTAGGATGAGAAGAATTGGTGAAGGAATGTGAATAAGAACTTTTGGGAATCGAAAACAATTAGTGGAGAAGAGTTCCACGAAGAAGAGAGtaaaaaatgatttaattGCGATCACTGaaaaatatgatgatttaATTGCAAAGAGAGTAAATTTAATGCGATAGGTAGCTTACGTGACAATAGGGATGGCAACAGTGTGGATACAATATGAATTTTAAGAAAACCACATCAACACCACGGTCCAAAAGCGCACATCATATTTGCACCACATCTGCGACAGTATTCAAAATTGAGAACCACATCCGCCCCGCACGCAATTAAGTCAAATGAAAACTTATAAAAGTATAACAAAATATACTAAAGGTCTAGAATTTAACCatgaaattttatcaaaacaacctaataaatataaaagaaagttCATAGTTCacataaataaagaaaaagaagaattgaCAAACTTGTGGAAGAAATTCACGAAATCTCCttacataaataaatcttCACGAAGCAGGTTGGGTTAGCAATGGACGTTTTTATTATACGTGCGAAGTGGACTTCGATTTTTATGTGCTAAGGCTAAACAGTATGTTTGTCTAAGGACTTCAGTGTAAAAATATGTTAAAGACTATGCTGTGTGGTTTTATTTGCGGTTTTTCTATGAACACGGTATCCGCACCGCACCGCTGTGGGTTTTAAATTTAAAGACCATATCCACACCATATCTATTTGGTGCGGTTATGCGGTTCAAAATTAGTGTAGATATTTGCGGATACGATTTTTTTGACGCACCATTGCCATTGGTACGTGACAGTTTCTCCTCGTACGAAAAAGCTTACGTGGCACTCCTCATTACACAAGTGGAAAACTCTCACGAGAGTAGCCcaatttcataatatatagatatagatagattaaTTGGGTAAAAAGGTCCAATATTTGgtcattccaaatctattccaacttttaaattattacaaTATGAACGTATGGTTTGTAATCTTTGCTACTATAGAATTATACAAGCAAAAGGGCCCGTGCAATGCCGTGGATCTTAAAAAAAGATCTCAATCAATATTATTTCCATATGATAGACGTGAGAGAAATGATATTAGTAATATTGGAAaccataaaatattaataaattaacatcactttacttattttaaaattgatataagACTCTAAATTGGAAATTGTCTTAGTTTAATAACACATAGAcgtgaagaaaaaaatgagaaacttAATTAGATGACATGATAGGAAAGTATAAAATTGCAAAAGTTTATATGAATATTAAATACatagatatatttaattttataaaaattaaaatattaatttgtagTTTGTAGATATAACAATAccatatttatttgttttacaCATAGAATTGCCCCTATATTTATTAGCATACAATTCTACTTAATTCCTCTGCATTAAgtatatgattatatatatatatatatatattactattgTAGCTTGTGTTATAACAATATGTTTCATTTGATCCCGATACTTTTTTGACATACGATATATGCTAGAATTTACTCAAATATTATGaggattattttatttagtaatAAAAGCGAAATATGTATGAGGTGCATTAtagcttttgaaaatatgcGCCGTATCATAATAATACAATAAActtataaatatgaaatattataattattacaattttttatcAAGTACAAATTTAATTGGAAACTCATCATTAAGAACCCCATTAATTTTAAGTgatattcaaaatttatttaaagcaTCTTCCTACCACGACCAAACCAAGTGAGGATTGTCAATAGTCTGGAGTAACTTTGTATTTCATCGAAAATTAGTAGcgattcaaaataaaaattttacatgcaggtaaataaattattaaaatatatgataagCCTTAGACAAGATTTTATaaactaatataaaaataaaaataaaaaataaaaattttatcagCTTGAAATGTGTCCCATTCAAGTAAGggtttagttttatttatggATCGAATATTCTGTCACCTACATATCTATTAAAAACTCCAGAACTattgatatttttcaaaatatgataaaataatttaccATTGCATTCAATAAAGAGAGTTATAGATCGATAACTATTGTTTAGTTGATTTTATCACAAGGTTTTTAGAGATTTTTTACCTTAAAAATGACCTCAAAAGAAGATCGGGGTTCCAGCTATAATCTGCTTAACTTTCAAAGattcaaatctatctatacatatatgataacAAAGTCTTGAACTAAAATCTCATATCGTCAGAtgatcaaaaatataaaacaaaactCTCTCATGTTGCCACGTCATCATCACCTATactaagaaaattattatattcttttatcgGGAAAATATTCTCATATAGATCATCatttatattcataatattttcttatttacaaTTAAGGAAAGTGAAAGTATAGTGGTATATACAATATATTGTTCTAATTAAGTACATGTCCTTTTGTTATgtctttatatatagatattatagtagagtatattaataaaagggaaatgaatattttttattaattattaaggaaataatttgCACATATATCTTATCTTGAAAATATtagattaagaaaattttgacatatgcacgatataatattatttactaaTTTGAGGTTAAGAatgaaataattcatatatggTGTTTCATATTACGTTTTCTTAGTTCAtagtataaaattttattaaaattgatatataattataaatttcatGATATGCTTCCTCTGCCTCCGAAGTTCTCTTTAGGTTATTTCTCTTTGTACTCTATTATTGTCAATCTTTTGTTTTCACGCAATTTTcgttttattttgatgagtAATCgtatatttacataaaaaaaagttgaatagtgttttttttaatctaaattCGTGTAGTTAGGTTATATTGTTTGAGGAACAATTTAGTATTCGAAGAGTTAATATCTAAGATAAGCTACATGACTCTTTTATCagtataaattctttttttttaattgtaacTCTTTTattgattgtacttttgttatgcgattaatatatatatcgtgttttttaattttaaatataagaaGATAATTTACTCAATattaatgataattattatcatcatcatcatctttgtTTAAGAACTATTTTCTCTAcctaattcaaaaatataattttttagataTATACTAGCAGtagaatattattaaaaaaaattcaatccaACATGTTACGTGGTCATCATCTAATTTAAAAGATAAGGATCAcgaaaaacagataaaaaaatGCCAAGAGTCTCGGTTCGACCAACATTTGAAATCAGTGGTGTTTGGTGTATTGCCATTTGAGATTGATAATTTATATTCATTGAGATAGATTCTCACTTTAAAATTATGGGTAATGTTTATTATCTTGTTCTGCATGGACTACTATTATTGtacattttttagaattttgcTGGTAATGTAGATAGTCATCCCATATCCTCTACTAGGAAAGTATATCGCCAGCTGTATGGGAAAGTGGATTACCATAGATATGAAGATTACTAGTAATCTGCTTTAGCTAAACATAGTAATTCAGTGAGCCTAGGAAATTTGGCTTGTTTGattttaagataaaaatttaattctacCTAACTCAATTCTATTCTTCCACAAATTCAACATTACAATAATtactattttgtctttttctttcttttaataataatatctcactcatattttttctaacatttttataatcaaatttttaataataaattctctatctactttacatctatatatacatacatctatatattctcacatatcaatatatttttcaacatttgtaataattatctttttgtcttttattatTCCTcaaaattgagttgagttgacttaaaatttcaactcaaaaaccaaacacgCCATGAAAATCAGATTCCGAATAATCCATATGAATTAGCTCATACCAAACGCactaataaattttcccgTATCGATTTTTTCTGCAATTAACCCGTTTAAAATATATACTCAGTGACAATTTTTTAAGAACAATAATTTCGATATGAATCATGGTATCCGAAAGTCCAATTAGGCCTGACTAATTCAATCGAGCTGGATCGGCTcattaagagataaaactctccaagcataaattttctctattcacaaaactcgaacTTGAGATCTTACTTAAAAGGATCAAGTGCCAAATCATTTAAATCAATTAACgttaacaataacaataatttgAGTAGAATACCACTGTCGCTATCCACTTATTCATTAACAACCGTTTTTGCCCCAAATATATTTTTGCCACTAATTAGCCCCAAACGTTGGCATTCCGTCTACCATTTATACCCTTCCGTAACAGAAAAGTGACGGAAAAGGTAATGCCGTCCATGAATTTTTCGTTACGAAGGTTAATGAAAAGGTATAAATGGTAGACGAAATGCCAACGTTTGGGGCTAATTGGCGACAAAAATATGTCAGGGGCAAAAACGGTTGCTAATGAATAAGT
Above is a window of Punica granatum isolate Tunisia-2019 chromosome 7, ASM765513v2, whole genome shotgun sequence DNA encoding:
- the LOC116215706 gene encoding high mobility group B protein 10 isoform X1; this encodes MSMVLHQLGTESPDGQFSAPPAGASRAYPPATADYKDVVQSPEVFEEKLSAFHSAYGSKFKVPTVGGKALDLHRLFVEVTSRGGIEKVTRDRRWKEVIFGFSFPSTITSASFVLRKYYMSMLYHFEQVYFFRKGVPPISMPDCGIESLVNGSASQDEGAYTNNSSGHEESNLHPGSSVTGFIDGKFDNGYLVTVKLGAQELKGVLYHIPPILHMSQSAATHSALVPSRRNRKRSRLALRDPARPKSNKSGYNFFFSENYARLRPQYYGQERAITKKIGYLWSNLTEAEKQVYQEKGLRDKERYKSEMLEYQSSKI
- the LOC116215706 gene encoding high mobility group B protein 10 isoform X2, which gives rise to MSMVLHQLGTESPDGQFSAPPAGASRAYPPATADYKDVVQSPEVFEEKLSAFHSAYGSKFKVPTVGGKALDLHRLFVEVTSRGGIEKVTRDRRWKEVIFGFSFPSTITSASFVLRKYYMSMLYHFEQVYFFRKGVPPISMPDCGIESLVNGSASQDEGAYTNNSSGHESNLHPGSSVTGFIDGKFDNGYLVTVKLGAQELKGVLYHIPPILHMSQSAATHSALVPSRRNRKRSRLALRDPARPKSNKSGYNFFFSENYARLRPQYYGQERAITKKIGYLWSNLTEAEKQVYQEKGLRDKERYKSEMLEYQSSKI